Proteins encoded in a region of the Euleptes europaea isolate rEulEur1 chromosome 3, rEulEur1.hap1, whole genome shotgun sequence genome:
- the GNG8 gene encoding guanine nucleotide-binding protein G(I)/G(S)/G(O) subunit gamma-8, protein MSNNMAKIAEARKTVEQLKLEVNIDRMKVSKAAADLLAYCEAHAKEDPLVTPVPSAENPFREKRLFCIVL, encoded by the exons ATGTCTAACAACATGGCCAAAATCGCAGAGGCCCGCAAGACAGTGGAGCAGCTTAAACTGGAAGTGAACATTGACCGCATGAAG GTATCCAAGGCAGCAGCTGACCTACTGGCTTACTGTGAAGCCCATGCCAAGGAAGACCCCCTGGTGACGCCAGTCCCCTCTGCAGAGAACCCTTTCCGTGAGAAACGGCTCTTCTGCATAGTTCTGTGA